From a single Anabas testudineus chromosome 5, fAnaTes1.2, whole genome shotgun sequence genomic region:
- the si:dkey-13a21.4 gene encoding rab7 domain-containing protein has protein sequence MSEGKGPVTLKIILIGNSGVGKSSFMNRYVNHRFTSMYRATIGTDFFSKTVSVDGESVTLQIWDTAGTERFQSLGTPLYRGAHCCMLVFDVTSKASFLALEGWKKEFLIQGEAEDPSHFPFIVLGNKTDLNDREVSRRTALQWCEDIGAEYFEGSAKDDIDVEKPFLRAAHSALQQYKKHTLENTGHFQITCKQPMETRNPCEC, from the exons GGTGGGAAAATCCTCCTTCATGAACAGGTATGTGAATCACCGCTTCACCAGCATGTACCGGGCCACCATAGGGACTGACTTCTTCTCTAAGACTGTCAGTGTCGATGGGGAGTCAGTCACCCTGCAG atCTGGGACACAGCCGGTACAGAGAGGTTCCAGTCTCTGGGCACCCCTCTGTACAGAGGTGCCCACTGCTGCATGCTGGTATTTGATGTCACATCCAAGGCCAGTTTCCTCGCACTGGAGGGCTGGAAGAAGGAGTTCCTGATCCAGGGCGAGGCAGAGGACCCATCTCACTTCCCCTTTATTGTACTGGGCAACAAGACTGACCTGAACGACAGAGAG GTGTCTCGCAGGACGGCCCTGCAGTGGTGCGAGGACATAGGAGCGGAATATTTTGAAGGAAGCGCTAAAGACGACATAGACGTGGAGAAGCCGTTCCTGAGAGCGGCTCACAGCGCCTTGCAACAG tacaaaaaacacacattggaAAATACAGGACATTTCCAGATAACCTGCAAACAGCCGATGGAAACTCGCAACCCCTGTGAGTGCTGA